ACTGCAGCCGATGAAGTTCACGGCAATTGAAGGACGCTATGATTTGGAAGGGAGTGCCACAACCGGTGCGCCTTGGGCAATGGCGGCGCTGATCAATGAAAAGGATCACACGACCAAAGCTATTTCGATTCCGAACATGGGCACGTATTTTGGTAAAAACACGTTTACCGGTGCGATGCCTGGCATGAATCAAGTGGCCAAAATGTATCATGCAAAGTTTGATAAGACCGTTGCCAAATCCTATGACGGCCAGATGAATTACTATCCGCCAGTAACGCTGCTGTTCTGGACCATGCATCTGATGGTTTATGCAGGCTACTTCTTCACCATGTTCGCGTTGTTTGCAACAATTATGCTGCATCGGCGTGAGTCAACGATTGAGGAGCATCCAAAGACGCTGCGGACGTTGGGCTGGACGTTATGGCTTCCGTACCTGACGTTTACTTCAGGCTGGATTGTTGCTGAAGTCGGTCGCTATCCGTTTGTTGTCTACGGCTTGCTGACACAGTATGATGCGGTTTCGCCAAGTTTGACGGCGACCGAGGCGGGTACGAGTCTTGCCTTGTTCTTCATTGCCGACGTCTTCTTGGTAAGCACCATGATTTATATCTCGCATCGTACCGTCACCCGTGGCTTGCCACAGATTACCGGTGATTATCCGGAAGACCGGACCATTCCAGATCCGTTTGCAAAGGAGGCGTTCAGCCATGCCTAGTCTTTCCAATTTGCAAGTCATTTTCCTCGGCATCATTTCTACCGAGCTGATGTTGTTCTTCGTCCTTGATGGCGCCGATTTTGGTGCGGGAATGGCAACGTTCTTTGTGGGCGATGATTTGTCGCGGCGTCAACAGATTATGAAAGTAACCGGGCCGGTGTGGGGCGGCAATGAAACTTGGGCTGTTACCGCATTTGCCGTCATGTTTGCTGCTTATCCTGGCTGGTATTCGGCATTGACCTCGGGCTATTATCCGTTGATTTTCCTGATGCTGTTCTTCTTGATTTTCCGCGGCGTCGCGTTTGATTATCGCAATCAATGGCATAGCCGACACTATAATCAGTTCTGGGACTGGGCGTTGTTTATCGGCAGTCTGATGCCACCGTTCCTGCTCGGCATCGTCTTTAGCTCCACGGTCAGCGGCGTGCCGATTCGTAACGGGTTTGTCTATGCCAGCATGGGTGACATCCTGACACCGTTCAGCATCTTAGGCGGTATTTTAGCGGTCTTGCTGAGTCTTAATGTCGGCTTGACCCGGGTGATCAAAAAAGTCAGTGCCAATGTTGCTGAGCAACTAACCGTGGCACTGAAACGCACAACCTGGGCACTTTATGCGGCGGTTGTCCTGTTTGCCGCCCTGTTGCCGTTCTATACCCGGTTTTTCACCAATCGGCCAGTCATCGTCTCGTTACTGCTGATCTTGTTGGTTGCGTTCCTTGGGGTTGAGACTTGGTCCATTGCCAACCACCATCCGCGTGTGACGTTCTGGCTCAGTGTTGGCACGATGGCCAGCTTCATTTACACCATTTTCCTCGGCGTCTTTCCAACGCTGATTGTCGGTCGGGCGCGAGGCACCTCAGTCACCGCCTTAACCGCAACCAGCGGCCCGGTTTCACTACTTTGGACTGCATGGCTGTTTGGCTTCACGATCATCTTGATGGTCGGCTTACAGGCAACCGCCTATCACCTGATCAATAAGTATTACAACGCACCGGCATCGCCAATGATTTAGGCTATAACGCGTTCGCTGGCGCAGGAGCCTGTGTATAAGAACCTTGGTCGCAATGGTCAAAGCCCGACCATCTCGCCCAAGGCCACTTATACTCCGGCTCCTGAACGCGCCAGCTCACGCTCAGCAAAAGGGAGTGTGTACTATGAAAAAAATCTGGATCAATATTTTCTGGGGCCTGCTAGTCGTTGGCTTCTGGCTCTACCAAGTCTTCTGGCCGGTATTCTGGAACCCGATCAGTAAGTTTTACGGCAATGTCGCTTTGTACACCATTGCGCTCATCGCTTTGGGATTTGCGATTCGGGCAACCTTGAAGGGATATGGCCGGCAGAAGGCTTGAGAATTAAATTTTGAATAGTCAAAAGGACGCTTGAGGTTCACGCAGTTATGTATGTGCGAATTCGAGTGTCTTTTTTTGATGTAAGGTGCGGGATGCCGAGATGCTTATTGAGTTTATCATCAGACGACGTGAGCTGTTTATTCAGATATAGTAGCTACAAGTTTTTAAGGTTGAATGATTTCGACCAAGAGTAAAGTCTAAGATTTTGCCTTAGTATAGGTGCTGATGTCGTAAAAAGGTTCATTTGAGTCAAAAATATTGAGAAAAACGACGTTAATTGGCCAAAAGTCGACGTTTATTTTTTTTATGACAAAAGATTTTAATCTGTGGTTATACTAAAAAAGTAAAGTCGACTTTGCAAAAAATTGAGAGTTTCCCCAAAATGTATAAAATTGTCAACGCGCATTTTAGAATCAAGTTAGCCACTGTCTCAAAATTTTTTGGACAATAAAAAACATCAAGAACAGATATCCTGTATCATTGAAGTTCCTACACAAACAATGGAAGAGGATATTGTCTTGATGCAGAAACAGGATAGCACACACCGCCAAAAAGGTCAGCACTTAACATCACTCGAGCGCGGAAAAGTGGCCGGATTCCGCCAAGCTGGGAAGTCCAATCGTTGGATTGCTGCTGAAATTGGCGTCTGCCCGCAGACCATTAATAATGAAATCAAGCGAGGTACAGTAGATCAGGTCAAGAAGAGTAATGGCAAGCGCGTCTACCATCGACAATACCTGCCAGAGGCTGCTCAGGCACGTTACGAGACTGCACGCTTGAGCTGCCATCGTCCTGACAAGTTCGCCAGCGTACAGGTCTTCTTAGCCTGGTACGTACAGCGAGCTAAGCAGGACAAATGGTCGCCGGATGCTTCAATCGGCTATGCCAAGCGACACAAGCTGTTTACTCCTGAAGAGCTTGTTTGTGCCTCGACTTTGTACCAGTACATTGACGACCAACGCCTAGAGATTCGAAATATCGACCTGTTGGAGAAGACTAAGCGGAAGACCTCTCACCAGCACCACACCAAGGCTAAGCGCCTGGCTGGCCGCAGTATCGAGGAACGGCCTAAGGTCGTTGAACGACGCAGGCAGTTCGGTCACTGGGAGATGGATACCATTGTCGGTAAACGCAATGGCAAGGAGAGCGTCATCTTGACTCTGATTGAGCGCAAGACCCGTTGCCAACTTCTCCGCTTGATCGAAGGACGAGATGCAGACTCTGTGAGCTATGCATTGCGTGGAATCAAGCGCGAATGGGGAGCTTGCATCAAGACCATCACAGCCGACAACGGACCCGAGTTCACCGCCTTAAATACTGCTTTTGCTGGGACGGAAACTGAGATCTTCTACGCCCATCCTTACACGTCCTGCGACCGTGGCACCAACGAGGCACATAACCGGATGATCCGCCAGGACTTCCCTAAGGGCATGTCCCTAGATGACATTAGCCCTAGTCAAGTGCAGGCCACGCAAGACCGCTTGAATCAGTTGCCTCGCAAACAACAGGGCTACTGCACACCCCAGCAAAACTTTGAGGCCGAAGCTCGGCGCGTTCGCCGCATGGCCCAGTAGTCTCTCTAGCGCCACAACTTCTATTTGATAACGGCCTGTTCTGGGATTGTCCTCAACGACTGGCTAACTTGTTCTTGCAATTTACGCAGATTTTTTGTTTCTGTGCTTGAACGAACACTTTTAATCTAACATAATGTCATTAAATGAACAACGTGTTGAATTTATGAGCAGACCAGCGGCACATACTCAGCTCAATGCGATTGTAGGAGGTTTTTTAATATTGGCATATATCCAAGTCAAACATGAATCCAAACGTTACAAAATGGGTGAAACCACCATTACCGCCAATCAGGATATCAACTTTACCGCGGATCAAGGCAAGCTGACGGTCATCCTTGGCCCCAGCGGTGCGGGCAAGTCGACGCTGCTGAATATTTTAGGCGGGATGGATTCGCCCACAGAAGGGGAGGTCTGGATTGACGGGACTGACATTGCGACGTTTTCCGATAAGCAACTCACGGCTTTTCGGCGGCACAATGTCGGTTTTGTTTTTCAATTTTACAATCTAATCCCGAACCTGACGACTAAGCAAAACGTTGAGCTGGCTGGGTCCATTGTGAAGGATGCGTTGGATCCGACCACAGTGTTGCAGCAAGTTGGTTTAGGCGCGCGGCTGGACAATTTTCCTTCGCAGCTTTCCGGCGGCGAGCAGCAGCGGGTGGCCATTGCCCGCGCCTTGGCGAAGAATCCGAAGCTGCTGCTGTGTGACGAACCAACTGGCGCGCTGGATTACAAGACCGGCAAGCAAGTGCTGCAACTGTTACAGGATGCCAGCCGCAAAGATCATAAAACCGTTTTGATCATCACCCACAACGCTGCGATTGCCAAAATGGCTGATCGGGTGATCGAAATCAATGATGCGCAGGTCCGCAGCATTCATGACGAAGCCGCACCAACGCCAGTCGCAGACATTGAGTGGTAGGTGATCAGTTTGAAACCATTAACAAAAAATCTTTGGCGAAACATTCGCGATTCATTGGGCCGATTCATCGCAATTGTTATCATCATTATGCTTGGCGTTCTTTTATTTGTCGGGGTCAAAGCGACCGGGCCAGCGCTCAAGGACTCCTTGAACACGACCGTTAAAGCCGATCATCTCGCTGACAGCCAGCTCCTGGCAACCACTGGCGTCACCAAAGCCCAGGTCAAGGCAGCACCAATCGGTTAGCGGCACTCAGGCAGAAGCCGTCAAGTTCAAATACGCAATTGGTGGAAAGGCCAGCGATGTCGTCGCCTTGTATGACTACCGAAAAACGGCCACGATTAATCGCCTCCACCTGACCAGCGGCCACTTGCCGACCCACCATAACGAAATCGTGCTAGATTCAGTCGCCAAAAAAAGCGGCTACAAACTAGGACAACATTACACCTTCGCCCGCAGCAGCGGTCTCAACCGGCGAACCTACACGATCACTGGCTTCGCGGACTCGCCGGCCTACATTGAAGACACCAGCCGCGGATCCGCAAATATCGGGGATGGCACGGTACGGTATTTTGCCTATATCCCTGATCAGCAAATGAACATGCCTCTCGCCTCGCAATTGAACATCCGCTTCCCGGGATTACAAAAGCGCGACACGTTCAGTTCATTTTACAAAGATGCGGTTGCCGCCAAAATGAAACAAGTCAAACACCGCGTCAAAGTCCAGGCACAAAAAGATTTGCAAACCATGATCGAAGCCAAAATTGTGCAGGCGGCCACTCAAAAGGCCACTGCCCAGGCGACTGCGGCCGGCATGCCGGCCAGTGCCGCTGCCACCACTGCGCAGGCAGCTGTTCAAAAGCAACAAGCGACTTTGAAAAAACAAGCCGACACCCGTGCGCAGAAGCAACTGACAACCAGCCTCACTTGGCAAACGCGGAGCGACCTGCCAGGATTCGGTGACTACGGCGGATCAGCGGATCGAATTGCCGCAATTGCCAACGTGTTCCCGGTATTCTTTTTCCTCGTGGCTGCCCTCATCACCTTTACAACCGTTAGCCGCATGGTTGAAGAAGCCCGCGCGCAAATCGGCACGTTTAAAGCACTCGGCTACGGTAAATGGGCCATTGCCCGGAATTACCTTGCTTATGCGGCGCTGGCCGGGTTGTTTGGCGGAATCATCGGCGTTTTTGCCGGCAATCTCAGCATTCCGCGGATCGTTTTGAGTTTGTATAAAAACTACATCCCGCTCAAACAAATCGTGACGCTGCAATGGCCGCTCATCGCCTTGTCGATCGGGCTAGCCTTAATTGCCACGTTAGGCGCCGCCATCATCGTTGTCCGAAACGAATTAACCGAAAAACCAGCAGCCTTGATGCGTCCGCGGGCCCCTAAATCCGCCAAACGCATTTTACTTGAACGGATCACCCCGTTATGGTCACGGCTTTCGTTTAATCAAAAAGTCAGTTACCGCAACCTGTTCCGGTATAAATCACGGCTCATCATGACCATTCTTGGCATTGCCGGCGGAACGGCCTTGATTCTCACCGGCTTTGGTATCAAGGATTCCATCACCGCCACGGGCACCTTGCAATACGACGATGTGGTGCATTACCAAGCGATTGCGCGTTTGGCGGATGGCAAAACCCCTGCGGCAGCGCGCACCGTCTTGAAGAAAAGTAACGCCTATCGCAGCGCTGGTACTGTCAGCAGTGCAGTTGGTAAACTTAGCGCCAATGGCCACCAAATCAGTGACGTTAATCTTTTTGCCCCATCAAGCGGCACCACCCTCGAGCCCTACGTCAGTCTTCGCTCAACCAAAACCAACCAAAAACTGACGCTGCCACACTCCGGCATCGTTATTACCAGCAAAGTGGCCAAATCACTTAAAGTCGGGACTGGCGATCGCTTAAAAATCACCACAACGGATGGCAAGAAACATAGCTTTAAGATTAAAGGTATCGCCAAAAACTATGTCGGGCATTTCGCCTATCTCGCAAATGCCAGCTATCGGCAGCTTGCCGGTCAGCACACAACGCCCAACGCTTTGCTCGTCCGCTTACGACCGCAAACCACTAAGCAAAACGATCGGCTAGCCAAGCGTCTTCTGAACCACCATGCGATTGTCGGCATCAGCTTCACCACAACGGCGAAAAAGACGCTGAACAATATGAGCAGCATGCTCGATCCGATTGTCCTGATCTTCATTCTCTTGAGTGCCGTTTTATCCTTCGTGGTCCTGTACAACCTGAACAATATCAACGTTTCCGAACGCATTCGGGAGTTGTCCACGATCAAGGTGCTGGGGTTCTTCGATCGTGAAGTCACCATGTACATCAGTCGCGAAAGCATCGTGCAGACCATTGTCGGGATTCTATTCGGCTATGGGTTAGGTAACCTTTTAACGGCGTATATTTTGCAACAGGCAGAAACTGCCGACGTCGTTTTCCCACTGACCATCAGTTTCACCGGCTACCTCACTGCCACGCTGCTGATGATCGGGTTCACCGCCATTGTCACTTGGCTCACCCACCGGCGCCTTCAGCGGGTTGACATGGTCGAGGCCCTTAAATCCAACGAATAACTTACAATTTTGTCATGCAGTCGCAGCGCGCGGCTGCTTTTTTTCATCCAAAATTCACCAAAACTGCCGAATAAAAACCTAAAATCACGTAAATTTGACCGCCAGATGAAGATTGAGAACAACTCCTAACAATTCTGTAATGGTGACGTAACATTGACACGGTAAAGTAGCCTTTAGTTAATTAATTAAGGGTGAGGTCAAAATGAAATTCAATAAAGCTATGATTACATTGGTTGCCGCAGTTACCTTAGCAGGTTCTGCCAGCGCCGTAACACCGGTTTTCGCTGACACAAGTGCCAGCATCGCTTCTAACAAAAGCGAAACGAACGATTTATTAAAACAAATCGAAGCAGCCAACACTGAGGTCATCAATCTTAACAAACAGATTGACGATAAGAATTCGCAAATCAGTGATGCCACAGCCAAGATCAGTGCAACCGATGCCCAGATCAAATCATTGAGCGGCCAAATCACGGCTGCCCAAAAGAACGTGACGGCACGGAAGAACAACTTGAAAGACCAACTGATTTCCCTTCAAAAGAAGGCTGGCAGCTCGGTTAGCGGCAATGTCTACATCGACTTCGTGTTGAACTCACAAAGTCTTTCGGACTTGATCGCCCGCACCATGACCGTTGGCAAACTCAGCCAAGCCAGCAAGGAAGCGCTGGACGCTGTGACCGTTGCCAAGGACAAACTGGCAGGACTGAAGAACCAACAGGAAACAGCGCGTCAGACGTTGGTTTCAACCAAGTCATCGCTTGAAACCCAGAAGTCTCAGTTGGTTACCTTGCAAAAGACAGCTAGCGACAAGCAAGATGCCTTGAACAAGCAAATCAATGACCACCGTGACGAATTAGTTGCTTTGCAAAGCCAGTTCGCACAGGAACAGGAAAAGACCGCTGCGGCAACCCAGGCTGCTTTGAAGACGGTCGCTGCATCAACCGGTTCTGCATCAAGCAAGAGTGCCGAAAGCAGCAGTTCAACAACTAAGGCTGCTTCAAGCCAAAGCACCCTCTCCACAACCAGCACCTCTTCCAACAGCGGTGCCTCATCATCCGTCATCAGCAACACCACCGCTTCAGGTAGCGGCAGCCATGCTGATTACAGTACTTCAGGCAACACTTATCCTTGGGGTCAATGCACCTGGTACGTTAAGTCTGTCGCTTCATGGGCAGGCAATGGCTGGGGCAACGGCGCTGAATGGGGCGCTTCCGCTGCAGCTGCAGGCTTCACGGTTAACCACACACCGGCAGCCGGCTCAATCATTGTCTTCGCTGCTGGCCAATCAGTTGGCGGCCAATGGACTGCTGATGGTCAATATGGTCACGTTGCTTACGTTCAATCCGTTTCCGGCGACAGCGTCACCATTTCCCAAGGCGGCATGGGCTTCAGCTCACCAACCGGCCCGAACACCCAGACCATCTCTGGCGCAAGCAGCTACACTTATATCCACCGGTAATTTTACCCACCCTTAATCACGTCTTGGGATCCCATTTTCGGATACCAACCTAAAAATACCGCGGGAACCAAAAGAAGCCTCGGAATCTTTGCAAGTGCATAGATTCCGAGGCTTCTTTTTATGGTTGCTATGAGAACTGCCGTGGATTCAGCACAACAGTTAATGACACGGCGGCTGTCTAGATGTTTAAAACCCTAGCAATCGCACGCCACATCGCATGTGTCACAATCATCAAGATAGAAACTGTTGGCGCGACTCACCGTTACAAAATCGCCAATGTCCCAATTTTCCCGTTCGGCTATTTCATTCACGATGACGCCAAACCGTTGGCGGAACTTGTAGATATAGCAGAAAATCGCGTCTTGGTGGCGAACGTCCGGACCGACAACAAACACGTTTTTGGCGCGGATCGATTCATCAACGTCACTTAACTTAATCTCGCCATCAACACTTTCGAAAAGTTCCGGCCATAATTTTAGCGGGCCCGGGTTGAATCCCGTACACAGGATCGGTTTGTAAGGCGTCGTGATGGTCCGGCCGTCGGTAAACCACAGCTGATACTGTGATGGAGAATCGCTGGTCACCGTTTTTAAGGTTGCATTTTGTTGTAAGGTGATCCGATCCGCAACTGCTGGCGGCAAATCCAAGAACCGGCGCCGGGTGTATGGAGCCAGGCGGATGCTGGGATCAGGTGAAGCAGCGTTTAAGCCGGTCGATTCCGTGATCATCAGAACTTTATGCCCGAGCGTGGCCAGATTGATCGCAGCATCCACGCCGCTTTCATTGCCACCGATGACAATTTGGGTTTCCCCTGGCAAATCCTGCCAGGAATGCACCTGCTGATAGTGAATGACATTTTCAGGGTGATCGGTTAACTTCGGAAAAGCAAATTGCCCGACTGCCATAATCAAATATTTACTTTCAACGACACCGTGATCAGTCTCAATGGTATAGCTGTCGGCATTGGCCGTAATGGCGCCAACACGTGTATGTTCAGCAATCGGTAACGTATAAGTCTCTGCCACCAGCTTCAAATAATCGGTAAACTGAGGCCCGCTAAGATGTTCGGTTCCCAGCGTATATGCCGGCGACGTCTCCATGGTAACGGCATTTAAGTCCGGCATGCCGAAACCATTACTGGTAAATGATGGCGTGATGAATCGGGTTTCTTTTGGCCAGTTGCGAAAACTTTCGCCAATTTCACCTTGCTCCAAAATCTGAAATTCCTGACAGCCTAATTGTTTCAAGATGACGCCAACGCCAATTCCGGCTGCTCCGCCACCAATAATCGTAATTTGATTCATATATTCATTTCTCCTTACATCATTCCAGACGCTTACTATCACGCACCATTAATCGATTCAGGCCGGTTTCACTCACATGTGCCGCGGCCTGAGCCAAAATGGTGCCGACAACGGTCAACCCGACCGCCACTAAGACCGCCAACAGCTCCACGCCAGCGAAACGGACACCATCCTGGCGCGTCACCATTCGCGCCACCATCAGACCGATAACACCAGTCAGGCCGCCAACAGCATTAATCGCAAAAGAATCAACTGCATCGTAGAATCTTTTAGCATGTTGCATCTGCACGACCGCCGTCTGACATAGCCCGCCGGAAACAACGGCGACCACGGCCATGGTGCCTGCACCGACATAGCCGACCAAAGCCGTACTCGTTACCAATCCGCATAAAATGCCATTCAGTAAGTCACCTAAGCTCACCGATTGCGTTCGCCAATACGTCAACCAGCACCATCCGGCAATCGCCGCCAAAACCGCAATGAGCGTTTTGACCAGCACCTGCAAAGCCTGGGCATTCAGGCCACCCACCGGCGCTAAATTAAAGCCCAACCAGCCCACCAGTATCATGATCGTTGCGGCGTAATCCGTACGAAAATCATTCGCCACAACCGCCTCACGACTGCGGGTCAACGACTTTGCCAAGACAAGACTGGTCAGCCCCGCCGTCAGATGCACGACAATACCGCCGGAAAAATCCAGTGCACCCAGTCGCTGCAACCAACCGCCATCCGACCATAGCCAGTGCGCCAGCGGGCAATAAACCAACGCCGTCCAAACCGGCACAAAAATCACCAAGTAACGGCCATGTTTAAAGCCAACAACGGTCCCGATCAACATGGCGATCGCATATAAGTAAAAATCCATCTGCACCAACCCATTCAGCAAATCCGCAAAACGGTTAATCTGTAACAGATTGGTGCCAAATGCCAGGTAATTACCAAACACCAACCAGCAGCCGATCGCCACCATCAACGCAACGCTCATGGTTAAAAGTGCCGGCTGCTGCCGCGAGCGCGGTAACATACCCACGTATAACAACGGTACGCTAAAGATCATCGGCAGCATGATCAGGAAACAGACAAGTGCAAACATAAATGACCCCCCTTGTAAACTTTCATCAGCTTGAAAATCAGGCTGAGCAAGCGTTAGTGACCCTTTGCTATTCAGTTGTCTATGACCGCTTCTACCTATAGACATGCGGTCAGTATGCGTAGCTATTTTTGAAGCTACCTACCTCGCTTTCTAAAACGTAACCATTACGATTAAGAAGCGACTGTTACCTTATCATTTGTTGGTTAGTGGTGTCAACTGATATTTTTGGCAAAAAAAGACGACACCTCTGCTAAAAGTGTCGCCCTGCTGCCAGTCTGTTTTCAAAAATAAATGGTGTGCGCTAGGCCCAGTTATCCCTGGTCACAAACGTTCCTT
Above is a window of Lacticaseibacillus casei DSM 20011 = JCM 1134 = ATCC 393 DNA encoding:
- the cydB gene encoding cytochrome d ubiquinol oxidase subunit II; amino-acid sequence: MPSLSNLQVIFLGIISTELMLFFVLDGADFGAGMATFFVGDDLSRRQQIMKVTGPVWGGNETWAVTAFAVMFAAYPGWYSALTSGYYPLIFLMLFFLIFRGVAFDYRNQWHSRHYNQFWDWALFIGSLMPPFLLGIVFSSTVSGVPIRNGFVYASMGDILTPFSILGGILAVLLSLNVGLTRVIKKVSANVAEQLTVALKRTTWALYAAVVLFAALLPFYTRFFTNRPVIVSLLLILLVAFLGVETWSIANHHPRVTFWLSVGTMASFIYTIFLGVFPTLIVGRARGTSVTALTATSGPVSLLWTAWLFGFTIILMVGLQATAYHLINKYYNAPASPMI
- a CDS encoding IS30 family transposase, encoding MQKQDSTHRQKGQHLTSLERGKVAGFRQAGKSNRWIAAEIGVCPQTINNEIKRGTVDQVKKSNGKRVYHRQYLPEAAQARYETARLSCHRPDKFASVQVFLAWYVQRAKQDKWSPDASIGYAKRHKLFTPEELVCASTLYQYIDDQRLEIRNIDLLEKTKRKTSHQHHTKAKRLAGRSIEERPKVVERRRQFGHWEMDTIVGKRNGKESVILTLIERKTRCQLLRLIEGRDADSVSYALRGIKREWGACIKTITADNGPEFTALNTAFAGTETEIFYAHPYTSCDRGTNEAHNRMIRQDFPKGMSLDDISPSQVQATQDRLNQLPRKQQGYCTPQQNFEAEARRVRRMAQ
- a CDS encoding ABC transporter ATP-binding protein, producing MAYIQVKHESKRYKMGETTITANQDINFTADQGKLTVILGPSGAGKSTLLNILGGMDSPTEGEVWIDGTDIATFSDKQLTAFRRHNVGFVFQFYNLIPNLTTKQNVELAGSIVKDALDPTTVLQQVGLGARLDNFPSQLSGGEQQRVAIARALAKNPKLLLCDEPTGALDYKTGKQVLQLLQDASRKDHKTVLIITHNAAIAKMADRVIEINDAQVRSIHDEAAPTPVADIEW
- a CDS encoding cell wall hydrolase P40; this translates as MKFNKAMITLVAAVTLAGSASAVTPVFADTSASIASNKSETNDLLKQIEAANTEVINLNKQIDDKNSQISDATAKISATDAQIKSLSGQITAAQKNVTARKNNLKDQLISLQKKAGSSVSGNVYIDFVLNSQSLSDLIARTMTVGKLSQASKEALDAVTVAKDKLAGLKNQQETARQTLVSTKSSLETQKSQLVTLQKTASDKQDALNKQINDHRDELVALQSQFAQEQEKTAAATQAALKTVAASTGSASSKSAESSSSTTKAASSQSTLSTTSTSSNSGASSSVISNTTASGSGSHADYSTSGNTYPWGQCTWYVKSVASWAGNGWGNGAEWGASAAAAGFTVNHTPAAGSIIVFAAGQSVGGQWTADGQYGHVAYVQSVSGDSVTISQGGMGFSSPTGPNTQTISGASSYTYIHR
- a CDS encoding NAD(P)/FAD-dependent oxidoreductase codes for the protein MNQITIIGGGAAGIGVGVILKQLGCQEFQILEQGEIGESFRNWPKETRFITPSFTSNGFGMPDLNAVTMETSPAYTLGTEHLSGPQFTDYLKLVAETYTLPIAEHTRVGAITANADSYTIETDHGVVESKYLIMAVGQFAFPKLTDHPENVIHYQQVHSWQDLPGETQIVIGGNESGVDAAINLATLGHKVLMITESTGLNAASPDPSIRLAPYTRRRFLDLPPAVADRITLQQNATLKTVTSDSPSQYQLWFTDGRTITTPYKPILCTGFNPGPLKLWPELFESVDGEIKLSDVDESIRAKNVFVVGPDVRHQDAIFCYIYKFRQRFGVIVNEIAERENWDIGDFVTVSRANSFYLDDCDTCDVACDC
- a CDS encoding ammonium transporter, yielding MFALVCFLIMLPMIFSVPLLYVGMLPRSRQQPALLTMSVALMVAIGCWLVFGNYLAFGTNLLQINRFADLLNGLVQMDFYLYAIAMLIGTVVGFKHGRYLVIFVPVWTALVYCPLAHWLWSDGGWLQRLGALDFSGGIVVHLTAGLTSLVLAKSLTRSREAVVANDFRTDYAATIMILVGWLGFNLAPVGGLNAQALQVLVKTLIAVLAAIAGWCWLTYWRTQSVSLGDLLNGILCGLVTSTALVGYVGAGTMAVVAVVSGGLCQTAVVQMQHAKRFYDAVDSFAINAVGGLTGVIGLMVARMVTRQDGVRFAGVELLAVLVAVGLTVVGTILAQAAAHVSETGLNRLMVRDSKRLE